Proteins found in one Hyalangium gracile genomic segment:
- a CDS encoding DUF3006 domain-containing protein produces MPKATVDRFEEEVAVLIIEGRQVTRPRAELPAEAREGDIIDLDTGWVDTEATEALRAQVRQARQRAKKKQPPPGNFDL; encoded by the coding sequence ATGCCAAAGGCCACGGTGGATCGCTTCGAGGAGGAAGTGGCGGTGCTCATCATCGAGGGTCGGCAGGTGACCCGTCCTCGCGCCGAGCTGCCCGCGGAGGCGCGCGAGGGTGACATCATCGACCTGGACACGGGCTGGGTGGACACCGAGGCCACCGAAGCGCTGCGCGCCCAGGTGCGCCAGGCGCGCCAGCGGGCGAAGAAGAAGCAGCCGCCCCCTGGGAACTTCGATCTGTAG
- a CDS encoding ComEC/Rec2 family competence protein → MNARLLPLLGLLLVAACKQEPPPPPAPAPAPRASATTHFLGSAPDGKLHVYFLDVGQGDSALIVSPEGRTVLVDAGPASAVNHLINRLPELLAARLDLVVLTHPAPDHYGAMEVVQKIANPRQLLEPQLPGNPPEYDTLLTTLGSQGVAIFSPAPNPSQPQELMRLPLGKDVELTVLWPRAPSHPLLAVQTSGNGMAAQHEANSIVLRLVHGKTSVIFAGDARSETEAALLNGGAELGSTLLKVAAHGADLATTEPFLQRVGPQAAIISLGEKHAPGQATLARLKAVNAQLFRTDVVGEVHAVSDGEKFVLTTQKLQAGESPNAEHVFVPEDKNALPFIALTPPPAPAKPEPAKPEVKPAAAKAVSAKAPDVDLSRFDKVVEVSPKRGEERAVRTGKKSRGSGELYYASRHKQIFHKATCPIVKKIHAENLVTYTSREDAMKERSPARDCNP, encoded by the coding sequence ATGAACGCGCGCCTGCTGCCACTGTTGGGCCTGCTGCTCGTCGCCGCGTGCAAGCAGGAGCCGCCCCCTCCCCCCGCCCCCGCGCCGGCCCCTCGCGCCAGCGCGACGACCCACTTCCTGGGCAGCGCGCCGGACGGGAAGCTCCACGTCTACTTCCTCGACGTGGGACAGGGCGACTCCGCGCTCATCGTCTCCCCCGAGGGACGCACCGTCCTCGTCGACGCCGGCCCGGCCTCGGCCGTCAACCACCTCATCAACCGGCTCCCGGAGCTGCTCGCCGCGCGGTTGGATCTCGTCGTCCTCACCCACCCGGCCCCGGACCACTACGGCGCCATGGAGGTGGTGCAGAAGATCGCCAACCCGCGCCAGCTCCTCGAGCCCCAGCTGCCGGGCAACCCGCCCGAGTACGACACGCTCCTCACGACGCTCGGCTCGCAAGGGGTGGCGATCTTCTCACCGGCTCCGAACCCCTCGCAGCCCCAGGAGCTGATGCGCCTGCCGCTGGGCAAGGATGTGGAGCTGACCGTCCTGTGGCCCCGGGCGCCCAGCCATCCGCTGCTCGCGGTGCAGACCTCCGGCAACGGCATGGCCGCGCAGCACGAGGCCAACTCCATCGTCCTGCGCCTCGTGCATGGGAAGACGTCCGTCATCTTCGCGGGCGACGCACGGTCCGAGACGGAGGCCGCGCTGCTGAACGGCGGAGCGGAGCTGGGCTCCACGCTGCTCAAGGTGGCGGCGCACGGAGCGGACCTCGCCACCACCGAGCCCTTCCTCCAGCGGGTGGGCCCCCAGGCCGCCATCATCAGCCTGGGTGAGAAGCACGCGCCGGGCCAGGCCACGCTGGCTCGGCTGAAGGCCGTGAACGCGCAGCTGTTCCGCACCGATGTCGTGGGCGAGGTGCATGCGGTGAGCGACGGGGAGAAGTTCGTCCTCACCACCCAGAAGCTCCAGGCCGGCGAGTCCCCGAACGCCGAGCATGTCTTCGTGCCCGAGGACAAGAACGCCCTGCCCTTCATCGCGCTGACGCCGCCCCCCGCCCCCGCGAAGCCGGAGCCCGCGAAGCCCGAGGTGAAGCCGGCCGCCGCGAAGGCCGTGAGCGCCAAGGCGCCGGACGTGGACCTCTCGCGCTTCGACAAGGTGGTGGAGGTCAGCCCCAAGCGAGGCGAGGAGCGCGCCGTCCGCACCGGAAAGAAGAGCAGAGGCTCCGGCGAGCTGTACTACGCCAGCCGGCACAAGCAGATCTTCCACAAGGCCACCTGCCCCATCGTGAAGAAGATCCACGCCGAGAACCTCGTCACGTACACCTCTCGGGAAGATGCGATGAAGGAACGCTCTCCCGCCAGAGACTGCAATCCCTGA